A single genomic interval of Chryseobacterium paludis harbors:
- a CDS encoding serine hydrolase domain-containing protein, producing the protein MEKVTQSIHYQYFNNKFIKYAVFLLSIAAVKTICAQKQTSAELFSAKLDSIRIQLKIPGMAAAVQQGNAILLEQGYGYADMEQNIPATPQTSFRVASVTKTFTSTLLMELVEQHKLNLDDPVTQYGIDLGNSKITVRHLLTHTSEGIPGTYFQYNGYRYGLLGKVIEKASGKPFYSLLMERIIIPLKMTSSAPAIALDQFYDYSKLNPSVLPFFDTTFNRLAKPYEVDNSGHAIHSEYLNEFGAFGGLATSVSDILKYSDAIDHNQFISAASQKEVYTAHKTNNGIATPYGLGWFVQSYKGVDYYWHYGQSTGESALFVKIPSIHLTLIVMCNMDQLSQPFPLGDGDLLMSPVGQLLYLCFINNNEKAENDLENKELITNATMALKKGDTLKAQRLYNVYQKKYDAKENHIPNGKIIADIRNVGVNKDINRTFKLLHATSIKVYAVGENCSGDGSSWCDYGWIDNNAGQTVWRMQGKPSTSAGGAFKNQKVCEEIILPRGQYTLHYKSDSGHAYNYWDSLPPDHFFWGILLLKDSK; encoded by the coding sequence ATGGAAAAAGTGACCCAATCAATCCATTATCAATACTTTAATAACAAGTTTATAAAATATGCAGTCTTTTTATTATCGATCGCTGCTGTTAAAACTATCTGCGCACAAAAACAAACAAGTGCTGAGCTATTCAGTGCTAAGCTAGATTCTATTCGTATACAGTTAAAGATCCCAGGAATGGCTGCAGCAGTACAACAGGGAAATGCCATTCTACTGGAACAAGGTTATGGATATGCAGATATGGAACAAAATATTCCTGCTACTCCTCAAACTTCTTTCCGTGTAGCATCAGTTACCAAAACTTTCACTTCTACATTACTTATGGAATTAGTGGAACAGCATAAACTAAACCTTGACGATCCTGTCACTCAATATGGTATCGATTTAGGTAATTCCAAAATTACTGTAAGACATCTATTAACACATACTTCCGAGGGTATTCCGGGAACCTATTTTCAATATAACGGCTATCGCTACGGACTTTTGGGAAAGGTCATTGAAAAAGCATCTGGTAAACCATTTTACAGTCTGCTCATGGAAAGGATCATCATCCCTTTAAAAATGACATCTTCAGCTCCTGCAATAGCCTTAGATCAATTTTATGACTACAGCAAACTAAATCCCAGTGTATTGCCTTTCTTTGACACAACATTCAACCGCCTGGCTAAGCCTTACGAAGTGGATAATTCGGGCCATGCTATCCACAGTGAATATCTAAATGAATTCGGTGCCTTTGGTGGTTTAGCTACCAGTGTAAGTGATATTTTAAAGTATTCAGATGCGATTGATCACAATCAATTTATCTCAGCTGCTTCACAAAAGGAAGTTTATACAGCCCATAAAACCAATAACGGAATTGCTACTCCTTATGGACTGGGATGGTTTGTACAATCCTATAAAGGCGTAGACTATTACTGGCATTACGGACAATCAACAGGAGAATCTGCACTTTTTGTAAAGATACCTTCAATACATCTGACCTTAATCGTTATGTGTAATATGGATCAGCTTAGTCAGCCTTTTCCACTGGGCGACGGTGATCTGCTAATGTCTCCTGTAGGTCAGTTGCTTTATCTCTGTTTTATTAATAACAATGAAAAGGCGGAAAATGATCTGGAAAACAAAGAATTAATTACTAATGCTACAATGGCATTGAAAAAAGGAGATACTTTAAAAGCACAACGACTTTATAATGTTTATCAAAAAAAATATGATGCCAAGGAAAATCATATCCCCAATGGTAAAATTATCGCTGATATTAGAAATGTTGGAGTTAATAAGGATATAAACCGCACTTTCAAACTCTTACATGCTACTTCTATAAAAGTGTACGCTGTAGGTGAAAATTGTTCAGGAGATGGCAGTTCCTGGTGCGATTATGGATGGATAGATAACAATGCCGGTCAAACTGTCTGGCGCATGCAGGGAAAACCTTCCACATCAGCAGGCGGTGCATTTAAAAATCAAAAGGTCTGCGAGGAAATTATTTTACCCCGTGGACAATATACGCTTCATTACAAATCAGATTCCGGACACGCCTACAATTATTGGGATTCATTGCCACCAGATCATTTTTTCTGGGGTATTCTGCTGCTAAAAGACTCTAAATAA
- a CDS encoding 4Fe-4S dicluster domain-containing protein, with product MAITITDACINCGACEPECPNSAIYEGAIDWRWQDKTKLSGKTVFPDGTEVDASAFNEAVSDDVYYIVAGKCTECKGFHDEPQCKAVCPVDCCVDDPDHRETEEVLLNRQRFLHT from the coding sequence ATGGCAATAACAATAACAGACGCATGCATTAACTGCGGAGCTTGCGAACCTGAATGTCCTAATTCCGCTATTTATGAGGGTGCCATTGACTGGCGATGGCAGGATAAAACAAAACTTTCCGGAAAAACAGTTTTTCCTGATGGTACAGAAGTAGATGCCAGTGCCTTTAATGAAGCTGTTTCTGACGACGTTTATTACATCGTTGCCGGAAAATGTACAGAATGCAAAGGGTTTCACGATGAGCCACAATGTAAGGCGGTATGTCCTGTAGACTGTTGTGTAGATGATCCCGATCATCGGGAAACGGAGGAAGTATTACTTAATCGGCAGAGATTTCTGCATACCTGA
- a CDS encoding NADPH-dependent FMN reductase: protein MKAIIFNGALERRPKSTSGLISKYFTEKLDLLGVTHETFALADSGIPLYDITLTKTPLAVERMTQLFLDADIHFWLAPLYHGSIPGVMKNCLDWLEVTADRDQPYLTDKTVGLVCWADGLQAMQGINTMDAIAKSLRAWPLPFSVPMIRTSLFDQDNKISSMYADKLDRLIHIATTNRIEKIIYNNAD, encoded by the coding sequence ATGAAAGCAATTATATTTAACGGTGCCCTGGAAAGAAGGCCAAAATCAACTTCCGGGCTCATTTCAAAATACTTTACTGAGAAACTTGATCTACTGGGTGTTACCCATGAAACTTTTGCTCTTGCAGATTCTGGTATTCCTCTTTATGATATCACACTTACCAAAACACCGTTAGCAGTAGAACGCATGACTCAATTATTTCTTGATGCTGATATCCATTTCTGGTTGGCACCTCTTTATCACGGAAGTATTCCGGGAGTTATGAAAAACTGTCTGGACTGGCTTGAAGTAACTGCTGACAGGGATCAGCCATACCTTACAGATAAAACGGTTGGTTTAGTTTGTTGGGCCGATGGGCTACAGGCTATGCAGGGGATCAATACAATGGATGCTATTGCAAAATCATTACGGGCGTGGCCATTACCTTTTAGTGTTCCAATGATCAGAACCTCTTTATTTGATCAGGACAATAAAATTTCTTCCATGTATGCAGATAAGCTCGACAGGCTGATTCATATCGCTACCACCAACAGGATAGAAAAGATAATATATAATAATGCAGATTAA